The Streptomyces bacillaris sequence TACCGTTCCACCTCGGAGGTCCGGTGGGCCGCACCTGGGATGCGCGTCACCCGGTGACATGGCTTCGCACCCTTCACACGATCGACCCACACGACTTCGGGAGTAAACGCCATGGCGCAGGCAAGGACGACGGCGGAAGAGCTGGCGCAGCGGTGGGCGAACGATCCCCGCTGGAAGGGCATCGAGCGCACCTACAGCGCGGAGGACGTGGTCCGGCTCTCCGGCAGCGTTCGCGAGGAGCACACCCTCGCCCGGCGCGGCGCCGAGCGGCTCTGGCGCCAGCTGCACGAGCAGGACTACATCCACGCGCTCGGCGCCCTGACCGGCGGCCAGGCCGTCCAGCAGGTCAAGGCCGGGCTCCAGGCCATCTACCTCTCCGGCTGGCAGGTCGCCGCCGACGCCAACCTGGCCGGCCACACCTACCCCGACCAGAGCCTCTACCCGGCCAACTCGGTGCCGAGCGTGGTCCGCCGCATCAACAACGCCCTGCTGCGCGCCGACCAGATCGCCACCGCCGAGGACGCGGGCGACACCACCGACTACCTGGCCCCGATCGTGGCCGACGCCGAGGCCGGCTTCGGCGGCCCGCTCAACGCCTTCGAGCTGACCAAGGCGATGATCGAGGCCGGTGCGGCCGGTATCCACTACGAGGACCAGCTCGCCTCCGAGAAGAAGTGCGGCCACCTCGGAGGCAAGGTCCTCGTCCCCACCGCCCAGCATGTGCGCACCCTCAACGCGGCCCGCCTCGCCGCCGACATCGCGGACGTCCCGACCCTGATCGTGGCCCGCACCGACGCGCTCGCCGCCAACCTCATCACCAGCGACGTGGACGAGCGCGACGCCCAGTTCATCACGGGCGAGCGGACCGCCGAGGGCTTCTACCGGGTGCAGAACGGCATGGCGCCGGTCATCTCGCGCGGCCTCGCCTACGCCCCGTACGCCGACCTCATCTGGGTCGAGACCGGCACCCCGGACCTCGCCCAGGCCCGTGAGTTCGCCGAGGCCATCCACGCCGAGCACCCGGACCAGATGCTCGCGTACAACTGCTCGCCCTCCTTCAACTGGCGGGCCGCCCTGGACGACGACCAGATCGCCAAGTTCCAGCGCGAGCTGGGTGCGATGGGCTACCGCTTCCAGTTCATCACCCTGGCCGGCTTCCACTCCCTCAACCACGCCATGTTCGACCTGGCGCGCGGCTACGCCGAGCAGGGCATGACCGCCTATGTCGACCTCCAGGAGCGGGAGTTCGCCGCCCAGGCGCAGGGCTTCACCGCCGTCAGGCACCAGCGCGAGGTCGGCACCGGCTACTTCGACCAGGTCTCCACCGCCATCAACCCCGCCTCCTCGACCACGGCGCTGACCGGGTCGACGGAGGAGGAGCAGTTCCACTAGAAGTCCCGGCCGGCCGCGGGGGCCCCGCCACCCCCGCGGCCGGGGCCCGATCCCGCCCACACCCCGCTGAGGAGACCCGCATGACCACCCTTGTCACGACCGGCCGCGTCCAGGTCCTCGGCGTACCGGGCGACCGCCCCGAGGAGGTCCTCACCCCCGAGGCCCTCGACTTCATCGCCCGGCTCGACGCGGCCTTCGCCGCCCGCCGCTTCGACCTGCTCACCGAGCGCCGCCGCCGCTCCGCCCTGCTGCGCGGCGGCACCCCGCTGGACTTCTCCCGCGCCACCAAGCCGATCCGCACCGACCCCGACTGGCAGGTGGCCCGCCCCGCCCCCGGCCTCACCGACCGGCGGGTGGAGATCACCGGCCCGCCCGAGCGGCGGATGGCGGTCAACGCCCTCAACTCCGGGGCCCAGGTGTGGATGGCGGACTTCGAGGACGCCACCTCGCCCACCTGGGAGAACATCGTCCAGGGCCAGCTGACCCTGATCGACGCCATCGACCGGCGCATCGACTTCACCAGCGAGGCAGGCAAGGAGTACCGGCTCACCGACCGGCCCGCCACCATCATGGTCCGGCCGCGCGGCTGGCACCTCACCGAGAAGCACCTCGTCATCGACGACCGGCCCGTCCCGGCCGCCCTCGTCGACTTCGGGCTCTACTTCTTCCACTGCGCCCGGCGCCAGATCGACGCGGGCAGCGGACCGTACTTCTACCTCCCCAAGCTGGAGAACCGGTATGAGGCCCGCCTCTGGAACGACGTCTTCCTGCTGGCCCAGGACCTGCTGGACATCCCCCGGGGCACCATCCGCGCCACCGTCCTCATCGAGACGATCACCGCCGCGTTCGAAATGGAGGAGATCCTCTACGAACTGCGCGACCACAGCGCCGGCCTCAACGCGGGCCGCTGGGACTACCTCTTCAGCCTGATCAAGAACTTCGCGCACCGCCCCGACTTCGTCCTCCCCGACCGGGCCACGGTCACCATGACCGCCCCCTTCCTGCGCGCCTACACCGAACTCCTGGTGCGCACCTGCCACAAGCGCGGCGCACACGCCATCGGTGGCATGGCCGCCCAGATCCCCGGCGGCGGTACGGAGGCCCTGGAAGCGGCGCTGGCCAAGGTGCGGCTCGACAAGGAGCGCGAGGCCGAGGACGGCTTCGACGGCTCCTGGGTGGCCCACCCCGGCCTGGTCGCGGTCTGCCGGGCCGCCTTCGACGGGGTCCTCGGGGAACGGCCGCACCAGCTGGAACGCACCCGCGACGACGTCCATGTCACCGCCGAGGAACTGGTCGCCGTACGACGTACCGCAGGGCGTCCGACCCCGGAGGGCGTACGCGACAACATCGCCGTCACCCTGCGCTACTACGACGCCTGGCTGGGCGGCCAGGGAGCCGTCGCCCTCAACGGCCTGATGGAGGACACGGCGACCGCCGAGATCGCCCGGGTCCAGATCTGGCAGTGGCTCAAGCACCGTACGGTCGCCCGGGAGACGGTGGAGCGCCACTTCGAGGAGGAGCTGGCCGCGCTCGGCGCCACCTACCCCTGGGCCCGCCTCGACCAGGTCCGCGACCTCTTCGAACGTACCGCCCTCGCCAAGGAGCTGCCCGCCTTCTTCACCACGGAGGCGTACGCCCGCCACCTCGTCGGCCGCCCGGCGGTGCGGGCATGAGCGCGCGCGCCGCTCGTATCACCAAGGTCGGAGTCGTCGGCGGCGGCCAGATGGGGGCCGGGATCGCCGAGGTCTGCGCCCGGGCCGGGGTGGACACCATGGTCTGCGAGGCGGACGCCACCGCAGCCGACCGGGCCCGCGAGCGGGTCGCGGTCTCCCTCGAACGAGCCGTCCAGCGCGGCAAGCTGGACCGGCTGAGCGCCGAGGACGCCCTCGGCCGGCTGACCTTCACCGGTGATCTCGACGCCCTGGCCGACCGCCGGCTCGTCGTGGAGGCCGTCGTCGAGAACGCCGGGGCCAAGACGGAGGTCTTCACCGCCCTCGACAAGATCGTCGAGGACCCGGGGGCCATTCTGGCCACCAACACCTCCGCCATCCCCGTCATGCGCCTCGGCATGGCCACCCACCGCGCCGACCACGTCCTGGGCCTGCACTTCTTCAACCCGGTCCCCGTGCTCCCGCTGGTGGAGGTCGTCCCCTCCCTGCACACCGCGCCCGCCACCGTCGCGGCGGCGGAGGAGTTCGTGACCTCCGTGCTCGGCAAGACCGTGGTCCGCTCCCAGGACCGGTCCGGCTTCGTCGTCAACGCGCTGCTGATCCCGTACCTCCTCTCCGCGATCCGCATGGCCGAGTCCGGCTACGCGACCGCCGCCGACGTCGACGCCGGGATGGAGCTGGGCTGCGCCCACCCGATGGGCCCGCTCAAGCTGGCGGACCTGATCGGACTGGACACGGTGGCCTCCATCGCCGTATCGCTGTACGAGGAGTTCAAGGAACCGCTCTACGCCCCGCCGCCGCTGCTCCAGCGGATGGTGGAGGCGGGGCTGCTCGGCCGGAAGACCGGCCGCGGGTTCCACACGTACGACCGGGGCTGAGGGGCCCGGGTCCGGGCCGCGGTTGAGGGACCGCGTCCGGTGCCGAGAGCGGGGTGCGGAGCAGTTGACTGTGCTGCTTCCCACCCCGCTGCGGTGTGTTTCCGCCACTCCCGCCGCTGCGGTCGTGGCTTGGTCCAGACCTCTTGACCGAAGGTCTGGACCATTCTACGGTTTGGCAGGGTCACGACATAGGGCGGGGCCGGGCGAACCTTTCGTCCGGCCGGCGGCGGACCCGGGCAGGAAGGACATACGGATCATGAGCCGTACCTCACGACTGCTGGGCCTCGGGCTGGCCGCGGCGCTCGTCGTACCGATGCTGGTAGGAGCCGCCCCGGCGAAGACCGCCGAGACTCCCTCGAAGGCTGCTGCCGCCGAGACCTGTGCGGTCAAGTCCAAGCCCACGGGCAAGGTGCTCCACGGGTACTGGGAGAACTGGGACGGCGCCGCCAACGGCGTGCACCCGCCGCTCGGCTGGATCCCCATCACGGACTCCCGTATCACCCAGCACGGCTACAACGTCATCAACGCGGCCTTCCCCGTGATCCGCTCCGACGGCACCGTCCTCTGGGAGGACGGCATGGACAACACCGTCAAGGTCGCCACCCCTGCGGAGATGTGCCAGGCCAAGGCCTCCGGGCTCACCCTCCTCATGTCGATCGGCGGGGCGACCGCCGGGATCGACCTCAGCTCCAGCGCGGTCGCGGACCGGTTCGTCGCGACCGTCGTCCCGATCCTGAAGAAGTACAACTTCGACGGCATCGACATCGACATCGAGACCGGCCTCGTCGGCACCGGCAACATCAACCAGCTCTCCCCGTCGCAGGCCAACCTCATCCGCATCATCGACGGGGTCCTCGCCGCCATGCCCTCGAACTTCGGCCTCACCATGGCCCCCGAGACGGCGTACGTCACCGGCGGCAGCGTGGTCTACGGCTCGATCTGGGGCGCGTACCTGCCCGTCATCAAGAAGTACGCCGACAACGGCCGGCTCTGGTGGCTGAACATGCAGTACTACAACGGCAGCATGTACGGCTGCTCCGGTGACTCCTACAGCGCCGGTACGGTCGCCGGCTTCGTCGCCCAGACGGACTGCC is a genomic window containing:
- the aceA gene encoding isocitrate lyase codes for the protein MAQARTTAEELAQRWANDPRWKGIERTYSAEDVVRLSGSVREEHTLARRGAERLWRQLHEQDYIHALGALTGGQAVQQVKAGLQAIYLSGWQVAADANLAGHTYPDQSLYPANSVPSVVRRINNALLRADQIATAEDAGDTTDYLAPIVADAEAGFGGPLNAFELTKAMIEAGAAGIHYEDQLASEKKCGHLGGKVLVPTAQHVRTLNAARLAADIADVPTLIVARTDALAANLITSDVDERDAQFITGERTAEGFYRVQNGMAPVISRGLAYAPYADLIWVETGTPDLAQAREFAEAIHAEHPDQMLAYNCSPSFNWRAALDDDQIAKFQRELGAMGYRFQFITLAGFHSLNHAMFDLARGYAEQGMTAYVDLQEREFAAQAQGFTAVRHQREVGTGYFDQVSTAINPASSTTALTGSTEEEQFH
- the aceB gene encoding malate synthase A, whose translation is MTTLVTTGRVQVLGVPGDRPEEVLTPEALDFIARLDAAFAARRFDLLTERRRRSALLRGGTPLDFSRATKPIRTDPDWQVARPAPGLTDRRVEITGPPERRMAVNALNSGAQVWMADFEDATSPTWENIVQGQLTLIDAIDRRIDFTSEAGKEYRLTDRPATIMVRPRGWHLTEKHLVIDDRPVPAALVDFGLYFFHCARRQIDAGSGPYFYLPKLENRYEARLWNDVFLLAQDLLDIPRGTIRATVLIETITAAFEMEEILYELRDHSAGLNAGRWDYLFSLIKNFAHRPDFVLPDRATVTMTAPFLRAYTELLVRTCHKRGAHAIGGMAAQIPGGGTEALEAALAKVRLDKEREAEDGFDGSWVAHPGLVAVCRAAFDGVLGERPHQLERTRDDVHVTAEELVAVRRTAGRPTPEGVRDNIAVTLRYYDAWLGGQGAVALNGLMEDTATAEIARVQIWQWLKHRTVARETVERHFEEELAALGATYPWARLDQVRDLFERTALAKELPAFFTTEAYARHLVGRPAVRA
- a CDS encoding 3-hydroxybutyryl-CoA dehydrogenase, whose product is MSARAARITKVGVVGGGQMGAGIAEVCARAGVDTMVCEADATAADRARERVAVSLERAVQRGKLDRLSAEDALGRLTFTGDLDALADRRLVVEAVVENAGAKTEVFTALDKIVEDPGAILATNTSAIPVMRLGMATHRADHVLGLHFFNPVPVLPLVEVVPSLHTAPATVAAAEEFVTSVLGKTVVRSQDRSGFVVNALLIPYLLSAIRMAESGYATAADVDAGMELGCAHPMGPLKLADLIGLDTVASIAVSLYEEFKEPLYAPPPLLQRMVEAGLLGRKTGRGFHTYDRG
- a CDS encoding chitinase, whose product is MSRTSRLLGLGLAAALVVPMLVGAAPAKTAETPSKAAAAETCAVKSKPTGKVLHGYWENWDGAANGVHPPLGWIPITDSRITQHGYNVINAAFPVIRSDGTVLWEDGMDNTVKVATPAEMCQAKASGLTLLMSIGGATAGIDLSSSAVADRFVATVVPILKKYNFDGIDIDIETGLVGTGNINQLSPSQANLIRIIDGVLAAMPSNFGLTMAPETAYVTGGSVVYGSIWGAYLPVIKKYADNGRLWWLNMQYYNGSMYGCSGDSYSAGTVAGFVAQTDCLNRGLVIQGTTIKVPYDKQVPGLPAQPGAGGGHMSPSLVSQAWNHYNGSLKGLMTWSINWDGSRNWTFGDNVKVLQGR